In the genome of Hymenobacter taeanensis, one region contains:
- a CDS encoding HlyD family secretion protein has translation MPFAERPLEETNPRTANFRSFSRVQTPTAGRTLARWLGGLGVIILLAGFLPWTQNIRSNGQLTTLRPQDRPQTVPSTIAGRIERWHVREGQQVKRGDTLVSIVEIKDKYFDPQLLQRTREQLAAKIASLEENRGKTVALGNQQDALRSGLRVSLDKARNKVTQTRLKLNSDQAELRAAENDFNIARQQLARQEALYQQGLKSLTELEQRRLKFQESTAKRQSAENKLGASQQELTNAQLELSSLQAEYQDKLAKSESDRRSATAYQFDTEGQIAKMRNELANLSIRSGYYQITAPQDGYVVRALKEGLGEIVKEGEPIVSVMPNAPALAAELYVKPMDIPLLSVGRKVRLQFDGWPALVFSGWPGTSFGTFGGQVAVIDNIDSQGQYRILVTPDPDLEPWPKPLRVGSGVYGWALLDNVPIWYELWRQLNGFPPNFVGAPGEGKGGKAAKKADKGATASEEEEEKK, from the coding sequence ATGCCTTTTGCTGAACGTCCCCTCGAAGAAACCAACCCTCGCACGGCCAATTTCCGCTCCTTTAGCCGGGTGCAAACTCCCACCGCGGGCCGTACCCTGGCCCGCTGGCTGGGGGGGCTGGGCGTAATAATTCTGCTGGCCGGCTTTCTGCCCTGGACGCAGAACATCCGCTCTAACGGGCAGCTTACCACGCTGCGCCCCCAAGACCGCCCCCAAACTGTGCCCAGCACTATTGCCGGCCGCATTGAGCGCTGGCATGTGCGCGAAGGGCAGCAGGTAAAGCGCGGCGACACCCTGGTTTCCATCGTCGAAATCAAGGATAAGTATTTTGACCCTCAGCTACTACAGCGTACCCGGGAGCAGCTGGCGGCCAAAATTGCCTCGCTGGAAGAAAACCGGGGTAAAACCGTAGCCCTAGGCAACCAGCAGGATGCACTACGCAGTGGCCTACGGGTAAGCCTAGATAAAGCCCGCAACAAAGTAACCCAGACCCGCCTCAAGCTCAACTCTGATCAGGCTGAGCTGCGCGCCGCTGAAAACGACTTTAACATTGCCCGCCAGCAGCTGGCCCGTCAGGAAGCGCTTTACCAGCAGGGCCTCAAGAGCCTGACCGAGCTGGAGCAGCGCCGCCTGAAATTTCAGGAGAGCACGGCCAAGCGCCAATCGGCGGAAAACAAGCTGGGCGCCAGCCAGCAGGAGCTCACCAACGCCCAGCTGGAGCTGTCGTCGTTGCAGGCGGAGTACCAGGATAAGCTGGCCAAGTCGGAGTCGGACCGTCGTTCGGCTACCGCTTACCAGTTTGATACTGAGGGTCAGATTGCCAAAATGCGCAATGAGCTGGCCAACCTGAGCATCCGCTCGGGCTACTACCAGATTACGGCGCCGCAGGACGGCTACGTGGTGCGGGCCCTGAAGGAAGGCCTGGGCGAGATTGTGAAAGAAGGGGAGCCCATTGTATCGGTAATGCCTAATGCCCCGGCGCTGGCCGCTGAGCTCTACGTAAAGCCCATGGATATTCCGCTGCTGAGCGTGGGCCGCAAAGTGCGGCTGCAGTTTGATGGCTGGCCCGCGCTGGTATTCAGCGGGTGGCCGGGCACCAGCTTCGGTACCTTCGGGGGCCAGGTAGCTGTCATCGACAACATTGACTCACAGGGCCAGTACCGCATACTGGTTACCCCCGACCCCGACTTGGAGCCCTGGCCTAAACCCTTGCGCGTAGGCTCTGGGGTGTATGGTTGGGCCCTGCTTGATAATGTGCCGATCTGGTATGAACTGTGGCGGCAGCTCAACGGCTTCCCCCCCAACTTTGTAGGAGCACCCGGCGAAGGTAAAGGAGGTAAAGCCGCTAAAAAGGCCGACAAAGGCGCTACGGCCAGCGAGGAAGAGGAGGAGAAGAAATGA
- a CDS encoding TolC family protein: MKQLLLTCLSLALLLAEPAAAQTVPTPRRTAAPARNTTPAVARPVAPARKVVTTVVAQPDGGSIRGVEPAPLATAPDSGEVFTLADLLTYVALRHPVARQAGLLPERAQQEVRYARGLFDPAATSKYYGKTLGGKEYFHDWDSQLRIPVWYGLDVKAGFERGTGTYINPENYTAPYGLSYIGLSVPLAQGLLIDERRAAVRQAQALQGLAEAERRGALNKLLLQAAKDYWDWSLNYQRLQLLSRNTGLANVRLSAVRQRVLFGDMAAIDSVEALTELQNRQATLAQARVQFRNATLLLSNYLWDEQQQPRDLPTTARPQLLPGPTDWRPLAPDSVAALGQLAQQIHPELQKNRAKINQLGVERRLLNNKLLPKLTLDYNLLQAGQPFNPEKPASLSGSYLQNNYKLGVSFAYPLLLRQERAKLQLNRLKIREAELDLQQDSREVQTTLRTVANDWEALREQLALQQQVVRNAERLRNGEQIRFENGESSVFLINSREASLVSARVKLAELQAKYAQTQATLRWAAGGPASVEL, encoded by the coding sequence ATGAAGCAGCTCCTTCTAACCTGCCTGAGCCTGGCGCTGCTTTTAGCTGAGCCAGCTGCTGCGCAAACGGTTCCCACTCCCCGCCGCACAGCAGCACCCGCCCGCAACACCACACCGGCTGTTGCTAGGCCAGTTGCCCCTGCCCGTAAAGTCGTTACAACCGTTGTAGCGCAACCAGATGGTGGTAGCATTCGGGGTGTTGAACCAGCGCCACTGGCTACTGCTCCCGACTCAGGGGAAGTGTTCACCCTCGCTGACTTACTGACCTATGTGGCCTTGCGCCACCCGGTGGCGCGCCAGGCGGGCCTGCTGCCCGAGCGCGCCCAGCAGGAGGTGCGCTATGCGCGGGGCCTTTTTGACCCGGCTGCCACCAGCAAATACTACGGGAAAACCCTCGGGGGTAAGGAGTATTTCCACGACTGGGACTCGCAGCTGCGGATACCGGTATGGTATGGCCTTGATGTGAAAGCCGGCTTTGAGCGCGGCACGGGTACCTACATCAACCCCGAAAACTATACCGCCCCGTACGGCCTGAGCTACATAGGCCTGTCGGTGCCGCTGGCCCAGGGCTTGCTGATTGATGAGCGCCGGGCTGCTGTGCGCCAGGCCCAGGCATTGCAGGGCTTAGCCGAAGCGGAGCGCCGCGGAGCCCTGAATAAGCTGCTGCTGCAAGCCGCCAAAGACTATTGGGACTGGAGCCTGAATTACCAGCGTCTGCAGCTGCTGAGCCGCAATACTGGCCTGGCCAACGTGCGCCTAAGTGCGGTACGCCAGCGCGTACTGTTCGGAGATATGGCCGCTATTGACTCGGTGGAGGCCCTTACGGAGCTCCAGAACCGACAGGCTACCCTGGCCCAGGCCCGGGTGCAGTTCCGCAACGCCACGCTACTGCTCAGCAACTACCTCTGGGACGAGCAGCAGCAACCCCGTGACCTGCCCACCACGGCGCGGCCGCAGCTGCTACCGGGCCCCACCGACTGGCGCCCTCTTGCCCCCGACTCGGTGGCCGCGCTAGGCCAGTTGGCCCAGCAGATACATCCGGAGCTGCAGAAGAACCGGGCTAAAATCAACCAGCTGGGCGTGGAGCGGCGTCTGCTCAATAACAAGCTCCTGCCCAAGCTCACCCTCGACTACAACCTGCTGCAGGCGGGCCAGCCTTTTAACCCCGAGAAGCCAGCCAGCCTGAGTGGCTCCTACCTGCAGAATAACTACAAGCTGGGGGTAAGCTTTGCCTACCCGTTGCTGCTACGGCAGGAGAGGGCTAAGCTGCAACTAAACCGCCTGAAAATTAGGGAGGCCGAGCTGGACTTGCAGCAGGACTCCCGCGAGGTGCAAACTACCCTGCGCACCGTAGCCAACGACTGGGAGGCTCTGCGCGAGCAGCTGGCTCTGCAGCAGCAGGTAGTGCGCAACGCGGAGCGCCTGCGCAATGGTGAGCAAATTCGGTTTGAGAATGGCGAAAGCTCAGTTTTCCTGATCAACTCCCGTGAAGCCAGCCTCGTGTCGGCGCGCGTGAAGCTGGCCGAGCTGCAAGCCAAATACGCCCAAACCCAGGCCACGCTGCGCTGGGCCGCTGGCGGGCCCGCGAGTGTTGAATTATAG
- a CDS encoding DUF1361 domain-containing protein: MSIANLPLPQIRHRLNLMLLLGASLTLSVLLITFRVFLSHEVLFAFLLWNLFLAIIPFGLSTMLGLTAGRVKARVLLPVGAVWLLFFPNAPYILTDLFHLEPRAGAPYWYDLALILSCAWNGLMLAYASLTDMQAIVARRLGWGASWVFATVALLLSSFGIYLGRYLRFNSWDILTNPLTLFYDIINRILHPAAHLGTWGVTLLYGAFLLLGYATVRLLGRMGEEPA, encoded by the coding sequence ATGTCCATTGCCAACTTGCCCCTGCCGCAGATTCGTCACCGCCTCAACCTCATGTTGCTGCTGGGGGCTTCGCTGACGCTGAGTGTGCTGCTGATTACGTTTCGGGTGTTTCTCTCGCATGAGGTGCTGTTCGCCTTTCTGCTCTGGAACCTGTTTCTGGCCATCATTCCGTTTGGCCTGAGCACCATGCTGGGCCTTACCGCCGGGCGGGTGAAGGCGCGGGTGCTGCTGCCCGTGGGTGCGGTGTGGCTGCTGTTTTTCCCGAATGCTCCCTACATCCTCACTGACCTGTTTCACCTAGAGCCGCGGGCCGGTGCCCCTTACTGGTATGACCTGGCCCTGATTCTGAGCTGCGCCTGGAATGGGCTGATGCTAGCCTACGCTTCCCTCACCGATATGCAGGCCATTGTGGCCCGCCGGCTGGGGTGGGGCGCCAGCTGGGTGTTTGCCACCGTGGCGCTGCTGCTGAGCTCGTTTGGCATTTATCTGGGGCGCTACCTCCGCTTCAACAGCTGGGATATCCTCACCAACCCGCTTACCCTGTTTTACGACATCATTAACCGCATTCTGCACCCCGCCGCACACCTCGGTACCTGGGGCGTAACGCTGCTGTACGGGGCCTTCCTGCTGCTGGGCTACGCCACCGTGCGCCTGCTGGGCCGAATGGGAGAGGAGCCAGCCTAG
- the dgt gene encoding dGTP triphosphohydrolase: MMHLTSSDAPAMTWERLLSRRRYPDQPQLHVVTDAPPVRGAFVADYDRVVFSSAFRRLQRKTQVMPLPETDFVHTRLTHSLETACVGRSLGRLGGRLLLEETDGLAKILPHLDSDFGDIVAAACLAHDIGNPPFGHSGEDAISAYFRSSAAEPFVRVLNAAQRADLQQFEGNAAGFRILTHTYAAHSSGSAGLGLTYATLGAFTKYPRPSVVEEASLTRGTSEKKYGYFQTEAARFQEVARELGLLPKPPGTDIGGFFHRHPLAFLVEAADDICFRIIDFEDGLKLGLIPCQEGLQLLRDMLGDAPGRRGSVEWRDWREELGYLRARLINRLVQQTARLFADRSDDLLRGRSDEPLVRQLDCWEQLQRVHQLTLDHLYRSRPVLETEAAGFEVLAGLLDALLHATFDPYSGPRSRKLLQLLPEQFRALGHQEKVSAYEQIILLTDYIGGLTDQNALSLFRNIRGIDLPQGY; this comes from the coding sequence ATGATGCACCTAACCAGCTCCGACGCGCCTGCCATGACGTGGGAGCGGCTCCTGAGCCGCCGCCGCTACCCCGACCAACCCCAACTACACGTGGTGACCGACGCGCCGCCCGTGCGCGGGGCCTTCGTGGCCGACTACGACCGGGTGGTGTTCAGCTCTGCGTTTCGTCGGCTGCAGCGCAAAACGCAAGTGATGCCCCTGCCGGAAACCGATTTCGTGCACACCCGCCTCACGCACTCCCTGGAAACGGCCTGTGTGGGCCGCTCCCTGGGCCGGCTGGGTGGGCGCTTGCTCCTGGAGGAAACCGATGGCCTAGCCAAGATTTTGCCTCACCTCGACAGCGACTTTGGGGATATTGTGGCGGCGGCGTGCCTGGCCCATGATATTGGCAACCCGCCCTTTGGCCATAGCGGCGAGGATGCTATTTCGGCGTACTTCCGTAGCTCAGCCGCCGAGCCCTTTGTGCGGGTGCTCAACGCCGCCCAGCGCGCCGATTTGCAGCAGTTTGAGGGTAACGCCGCCGGCTTCCGGATTCTGACGCACACGTACGCGGCGCACAGCAGCGGCTCAGCCGGGCTGGGCCTCACGTATGCCACGCTAGGCGCGTTTACCAAGTATCCGCGGCCCTCGGTAGTGGAAGAAGCCAGCCTTACGCGCGGTACCAGCGAGAAGAAGTACGGCTACTTTCAGACGGAGGCGGCCCGGTTTCAGGAGGTAGCCCGCGAGCTAGGCCTCTTGCCCAAGCCTCCCGGCACCGACATTGGCGGGTTCTTCCATAGGCACCCGCTGGCGTTCCTGGTAGAAGCGGCCGATGATATCTGCTTCCGTATTATAGACTTTGAAGACGGACTGAAACTGGGCCTGATTCCGTGCCAGGAAGGGCTACAGCTCCTGCGCGACATGCTGGGCGATGCCCCTGGGCGGCGCGGCTCCGTGGAGTGGCGCGACTGGCGCGAGGAGTTGGGCTACCTGCGGGCCCGCCTCATTAACCGGCTGGTGCAGCAAACCGCCCGCCTCTTCGCCGACCGCTCCGACGACCTGCTCCGGGGCCGCTCCGATGAGCCCCTGGTGCGCCAGCTCGATTGCTGGGAGCAGCTGCAGCGCGTGCACCAGCTCACCCTCGACCACCTATACCGCAGCCGCCCCGTACTGGAAACCGAAGCCGCTGGCTTTGAGGTGCTGGCGGGGCTGCTCGATGCCCTGCTGCACGCCACCTTCGACCCTTATAGCGGCCCCCGTTCCCGTAAGCTGTTGCAGTTGCTGCCCGAGCAGTTTCGGGCGCTAGGCCACCAAGAAAAGGTTTCTGCCTACGAACAGATTATCCTGCTCACCGACTATATCGGGGGCCTTACGGATCAGAACGCGCTTAGCCTGTTCCGCAACATTCGGGGTATTGACCTGCCGCAGGGGTACTAG
- a CDS encoding DUF547 domain-containing protein has protein sequence MNFLFLATRSITAAFVVFSAFTSPAASATTVARPPVGPTATAAVFDHSSFDRLLKQYVNDKGLVNYKALKAKPQQLNQYLQLLSKNPPAPSWSKQEQMAYWINAYNAYTIRLILNHYPLESIKDIGSKIKIPLVTTPWAMKFFTIGGQKMSLDEIEHGILRKKYNDPRIHFALVCASISCPRLRTEAYTAAQLDRQLDDQGRDFLNNPGKNKVGKSEAQLSKYFDWYKSDWTENGQSVASWVNKYSTIKMSSDAKVSYLDYNWQLNEQ, from the coding sequence ATGAATTTTCTTTTCCTTGCTACTCGATCTATAACCGCGGCATTTGTCGTGTTTAGCGCGTTTACTTCCCCAGCGGCTTCGGCCACTACTGTTGCCCGCCCGCCTGTTGGGCCCACTGCCACCGCTGCCGTCTTCGACCACAGCAGCTTCGACCGTCTGCTGAAGCAGTATGTCAATGACAAGGGCTTGGTAAACTATAAGGCCCTTAAAGCCAAGCCCCAGCAGCTCAACCAGTATCTGCAGCTGCTAAGCAAAAACCCGCCTGCGCCCAGCTGGAGCAAGCAGGAGCAAATGGCCTACTGGATCAACGCCTACAATGCCTATACCATTCGGCTGATTCTAAATCATTACCCACTAGAGAGTATCAAGGACATTGGATCTAAAATCAAGATTCCTCTCGTGACTACGCCCTGGGCTATGAAGTTCTTCACTATTGGCGGGCAGAAAATGAGCCTGGATGAAATTGAGCACGGTATCCTGCGCAAGAAGTACAACGACCCGCGTATCCACTTTGCCCTAGTGTGCGCCTCCATCTCGTGCCCGCGCCTGCGCACTGAGGCCTACACCGCCGCTCAACTCGACCGGCAGCTCGACGACCAGGGGCGCGACTTCCTTAACAACCCCGGCAAAAACAAAGTCGGGAAGAGTGAGGCCCAACTCTCCAAGTACTTCGACTGGTACAAGAGCGACTGGACCGAGAACGGGCAGTCGGTGGCCAGTTGGGTAAACAAGTATTCCACCATCAAAATGAGCTCCGACGCCAAAGTCTCTTACCTTGACTACAACTGGCAGCTCAATGAGCAATAA